A window from Fragaria vesca subsp. vesca linkage group LG5, FraVesHawaii_1.0, whole genome shotgun sequence encodes these proteins:
- the LOC101305377 gene encoding putative clathrin assembly protein At1g25240-like, whose protein sequence is MKLWKKAAGLIKDRNSIWAASISRRTSYRNPDLESIVIKATSHDELHVDYKNFHRVYQWVRTSPMYVKPLLYAISSRMEKTRSWVVALKGLMLMHGIFCCKIPAVQRIGRLPFDLSNFTDGHSRPSKTWAYDAFVRAYFIYLDQRSAFLQETATSAVEEPPLTEELVKLRKWQALMDMLLEIRPNLGTAKVYLVFEAMICILTEIFDMYSRICKGIARVLLRIYAAPGKEEAQMALAVVQKAAMQGQELEMYLEFCRDLGALGSSECPKVKQIPEEDIKDLERIIREAGDDAVKEKREEIVEKESDGGDLLIVGDDHHDKRTTKKKVFKTIITDKWEVFPEDDMISWVSTGYNDASAAAADYNNPFASSSNLMPHVAPAHTKPVLPDLISF, encoded by the exons ATGAAACTGTGGAAAAAAGCTGCCGGGCTTATCAAAGACCGGAACAGCATTTGGGCCGCCTCCATTTCTCGCCGGACCTCCTACCGCAACCCCGACCTAGAATCCATCGTTATCAAGGCCACCAGCCACGACGAGTTACACGTCGACTATAAGAACTTCCACCGCGTCTACCAATGGGTACGTACCTCTCCCATGTACGTAAAGCCTTTGTTGTATGCCATCTCCTCCAGAATGGAGAAGACAAGGTCTTGGGTGGTGGCGCTTAAAGGCTTGATGCTCATGCACGGCATCTTCTGCTGTAAGATCCCCGCCGTGCAGAGGATCGGACGGCTGCCGTTTGATCTCTCCAACTTCACCGACGGACATTCCAGGCCGAGCAAGACGTGGGCCTACGACGCCTTCGTGAGGGCGTATTTTATTTACTTGGACCAGAGGTCCGCTTTTCTTCAGGAAACTGCGACGTCGGCCGTG GAGGAGCCACCGTTGACTGAGGAGCTTGTGAAGCTGAGGAAATGGCAGGCATTGATGGACATGTTGCTAGAGATAAGGCCTAATCTCGGCACGGCGAAAGTGTATCTTGTTTTTGAAGCCATGATATGTATTTTGACGGAGATATTCGACATGTACAGCAGAATATGCAAGGGAATAGCTCGAGTTCTGCTGAGGATTTACGCTGCGCCGGGGAAGGAGGAGGCGCAAATGGCGCTTGCGGTGGTTCAGAAGGCGGCGATGCAAGGACAGGAGCTGGAAATGTACCTTGAATTCTGCAGGGATTTGGGTGCTCTTGGATCTTCGGAGTGCCCTAAAGTAAAGCAGATTCCTGAGGAAGATATTAAAGACCTAGAAAGAATAATACGGGAAGCTGGGGATGATGCGGTGAAGGAAAAGAGGGAGGAGATTGTAGAGAAAGAAAGCGATGGTGGTGATTTGTTGATTGTTGGTGATGATCATCATGATAAGAGGACGACGAAGAAGAAAGTTTTCAAGACTATAATCACAGATAAATGGGAGGTGTTTCCTGAAGACGATATGATCAGCTGGGTGAGCACTGGTTATAACGATGCCAGTGCTGCAGCTGCAGATTACAATAACCCTTTTGCATCCTCTTCGAATCTGATGCCTCATGTTGCTCCTGCTCATACTAAGCCTGTTCTTCCGGATTTGATTAGTTTCTAA